The following coding sequences are from one Pseudomonas sp. Teo4 window:
- the adk gene encoding adenylate kinase, with protein sequence MRVILLGAPGAGKGTQAKFITEKFGIPQISTGDMLRAAVKAGTPLGLELKKVMDAGQLVSDELIISLVKERIAQPDCANGCLFDGFPRTIPQAEAMVAAGVDIDAVVEIAVDDEEIVGRMAGRRVHLASGRTYHIQYNPPKVEGKDDVTGEDLIQRDDDKEETVRHRLSVYHSQTKPLVDFYQKLSAANAGKPKYSHIEGVGSVESITAKVLAALS encoded by the coding sequence ATGCGCGTAATTCTGCTGGGAGCTCCCGGGGCCGGTAAAGGTACTCAGGCAAAGTTCATCACCGAGAAGTTCGGTATTCCACAGATCTCCACCGGTGACATGCTGCGTGCCGCCGTCAAGGCTGGTACCCCACTGGGCCTGGAGCTCAAGAAAGTCATGGATGCCGGCCAGCTGGTCTCCGACGAGCTGATCATCAGCCTGGTCAAGGAGCGCATCGCCCAGCCTGATTGCGCCAACGGCTGCCTGTTCGACGGTTTCCCGCGCACCATTCCGCAGGCTGAAGCCATGGTTGCCGCCGGTGTCGACATCGACGCCGTGGTTGAAATCGCCGTGGACGACGAAGAAATCGTTGGCCGCATGGCCGGTCGCCGCGTGCACCTGGCCTCGGGCCGTACCTACCACATTCAGTACAACCCGCCGAAAGTGGAAGGCAAGGACGACGTCACTGGCGAAGACCTGATCCAGCGCGACGACGACAAGGAAGAAACCGTACGTCACCGCCTGTCGGTCTACCACAGCCAGACCAAGCCGCTGGTGGACTTCTACCAGAAGCTGTCGGCTGCCAACGCTGGCAAACCGAAGTACAGCCACATCGAAGGCGTAGGTTCGGTCGAGTCGATCACCGCCAAGGTGCTGGCAGCCCTGAGCTGA
- the tsaB gene encoding tRNA (adenosine(37)-N6)-threonylcarbamoyltransferase complex dimerization subunit type 1 TsaB — protein MTTLLALDTATEACSVALLHDGKVTSHYEVIPRMHAQKLLPMIKQLLADSGVALNSLDAIAFGRGPGAFTGVRIAIGVVQGLAFALERPVLPVSNLAALAQGALRERGVQQVAAAIDARMDEVYWGCYRAEAGEMRLAGHEAVLPPERVTLPEGSSGDWFGAGTGWGYAERLAVPVSASDAAALPNALDILSLAGFAWARGEAIAADQAQPVYLRDNVATPKAR, from the coding sequence ATGACCACCCTGCTGGCCCTGGATACCGCCACCGAAGCCTGTTCCGTCGCATTGCTGCATGACGGCAAGGTAACCAGCCATTACGAGGTGATCCCGCGCATGCACGCGCAGAAGCTGCTGCCGATGATCAAGCAGCTGCTCGCGGACTCCGGTGTGGCGCTCAACAGCCTGGACGCCATCGCCTTCGGCCGTGGCCCGGGCGCGTTCACCGGCGTGCGTATCGCCATTGGCGTGGTCCAGGGGCTGGCTTTTGCGCTTGAGCGCCCGGTACTGCCGGTGTCCAACCTGGCCGCACTGGCCCAGGGCGCGCTGCGCGAGCGCGGCGTGCAGCAGGTGGCCGCCGCCATCGATGCTCGCATGGACGAGGTGTACTGGGGTTGCTACCGGGCCGAGGCCGGCGAAATGCGCCTGGCTGGCCATGAAGCGGTATTGCCGCCAGAGCGCGTGACCTTGCCTGAGGGCAGCAGCGGTGATTGGTTCGGAGCGGGCACCGGTTGGGGGTACGCCGAGCGTTTGGCCGTACCGGTCAGCGCCAGCGATGCCGCTGCACTGCCCAACGCCCTGGATATCCTCAGCCTGGCAGGTTTTGCCTGGGCGCGTGGCGAGGCTATTGCCGCCGATCAGGCACAACCGGTGTACTTGCGCGATAATGTAGCTACGCCTAAGGCACGCTGA
- a CDS encoding DUF72 domain-containing protein gives MTPSPLPYFVGCPSWSENAWRDYLYPADARTGELLGLYSQVFNAVEGNTTFYARPAPSTVARWAQVMPEHFRFTAKFPSDISHGGDLRDQLESAFDFTRLLAPLGQRVSPYWLQLPAQFGPSRLAELSHFLDEIGVPVAVEVRNDAFFARGDEERLLNRLLRERCVERICLDPRALFSSTSRDPGVLHAQSKKPKVPPRPAAFSQHPQVRFIGLPELEANETFLTPWVDKVASWIEEGRSPYMFLHTADNRLAAALAQRFHQRLMTRLPGLAALPELPRAPEVEQLGLL, from the coding sequence ATGACACCCTCACCTCTGCCTTATTTCGTGGGTTGCCCGTCCTGGAGCGAAAACGCCTGGCGCGACTACCTGTACCCCGCTGACGCCCGTACTGGCGAACTCCTTGGTCTTTACAGCCAGGTTTTCAACGCTGTCGAAGGCAACACCACTTTCTATGCACGCCCTGCACCCAGTACCGTGGCACGGTGGGCGCAGGTCATGCCTGAGCATTTTCGTTTCACCGCCAAGTTCCCAAGTGATATCAGCCATGGCGGCGACTTGCGCGATCAGCTGGAGTCGGCGTTCGACTTCACGCGCCTGCTGGCGCCGCTGGGCCAGCGGGTATCGCCATACTGGCTGCAGTTGCCTGCGCAGTTCGGCCCTTCGCGGTTGGCCGAGTTAAGCCACTTTCTGGATGAGATCGGGGTGCCGGTGGCGGTAGAGGTGCGCAATGACGCGTTCTTTGCCCGCGGCGATGAAGAGCGCCTGCTCAACCGCCTGTTGCGCGAGCGCTGTGTGGAGCGCATCTGCCTGGACCCGCGCGCCTTGTTCAGCAGCACCTCGCGCGACCCCGGCGTGTTGCACGCCCAGTCGAAAAAACCGAAGGTGCCGCCCCGACCCGCAGCTTTCAGCCAGCATCCACAGGTGCGTTTCATCGGCCTGCCGGAGCTTGAGGCCAACGAGACGTTCCTTACGCCGTGGGTCGACAAGGTCGCGTCCTGGATCGAGGAGGGGCGGAGCCCGTACATGTTCCTGCATACCGCCGACAACCGCCTGGCGGCCGCACTGGCGCAACGTTTTCATCAACGTCTGATGACGCGCTTGCCTGGCCTGGCAGCCTTGCCGGAATTGCCGCGCGCCCCTGAGGTCGAACAATTGGGACTACTCTGA
- a CDS encoding isocitrate lyase/phosphoenolpyruvate mutase family protein: protein MDVQTLRAEAFKALHERDGAFVIPNPWDAGSAKLLASLGFEALATTSAGLAFSLGRPDAEGALTLDDTLDNAGEIVDATPLPVAADLENGFGDLPEVCAQTILRAAETGLVGGSIEDASGRSDVPIYDFGLAVERVRAAVQAARSLPFPFTVCARAENLLHGRMDLDDTILRLQAYAEAGADVLYAPGLRSVDEIRAVVQAVAPKPVNVLMGLAGVPLSVNQLQDLGVRRISVGSSMARAALGALQRAAQEVRDQGTFSYGEQALPFAQLNDLFRR from the coding sequence ATGGATGTGCAAACCCTGCGAGCCGAAGCCTTCAAGGCGCTGCATGAGCGCGACGGCGCGTTCGTCATCCCCAACCCCTGGGATGCCGGTTCGGCCAAGCTGTTGGCAAGCCTGGGCTTCGAGGCGCTGGCCACCACCAGTGCCGGGCTGGCTTTCAGCCTTGGCCGGCCCGACGCCGAAGGCGCCCTGACCCTGGACGATACGCTGGATAACGCGGGCGAAATCGTCGATGCCACACCGTTGCCCGTCGCGGCCGACCTTGAAAATGGCTTTGGCGACCTGCCAGAGGTGTGTGCCCAGACTATCCTGCGCGCCGCCGAGACGGGCCTGGTGGGTGGTTCGATCGAAGATGCCAGTGGCCGCAGCGATGTGCCGATTTATGATTTCGGCCTGGCGGTGGAGCGAGTACGTGCCGCCGTGCAGGCTGCGCGTAGCCTGCCATTCCCCTTCACTGTGTGCGCACGCGCCGAGAACCTGCTGCACGGGCGCATGGACCTGGATGACACCATTCTTCGCCTGCAGGCCTACGCCGAGGCGGGGGCCGATGTGCTCTATGCCCCTGGGCTACGCAGCGTCGACGAGATACGGGCGGTGGTCCAGGCGGTGGCGCCCAAGCCTGTGAATGTCCTGATGGGTTTGGCGGGCGTGCCGCTCAGTGTCAACCAATTGCAGGACCTTGGCGTACGCCGCATCAGTGTGGGTTCTTCAATGGCCCGTGCGGCGCTGGGCGCCTTGCAGCGTGCGGCACAGGAAGTCCG